GAGTTGCCGGTTACACCTTGGGCGGCGGGCTTAGCCCGACCCTCGGCCGCTCCCACGGCTACGCGGCCGACCATGTGCGCTCGCTCGACGTGGTGACCGCAGACGGCGAATTGCGGCATGTCAACGCGGTGTCCGAACCCGACCTGTTCTGGGCGCTACGCGGCGGCAAGGGCAACTTTGGAGTTGTCACCTCCTTGGAATTCAACCTGTTCCCAGTGCCCCGCCTTTACGGCGGCGGCATCTACTTCCCCGGTGAACGGACGGCCGACGTGCTGCGAATCTGGACCGCCTGGCACCCGACCACCCCGGAGACGATGGTTACGTCGATTGCCGTGATGCGGATGCCGTCGATGCTTGAAGTGCCCGAGCCTCTGCGCGGGAAGTTTCTGGTGTCGGTGCGGATCGCCTACAACGGGACGGCCGCGGACGGCGAGCGGATGGTAGAGCCGTTGCGGGCGATAGCCCCGGCAGTCTTGGACACCGTGGCAGATATGCCGTACACCTCGGTCGCGTCCATCCACAACGAGCCGACCGACCCAGTGCCCTACTACGAGCGGGGCATCATGCTGCGTGAGTTCCCCGCGCAGGCGCAGGACAAGCTGATCGAACTTGTCGGTTCCGGCGCTGACAAAGGCCTGGTAATCGCTGAGCTGCGTGCCTTGGGCGGGGCGTGGGACCGAGAACCGGCGGCGCCCAACGCAGTAGCGACGAGGGGCCTGCCGTACAGCCTGCTGGCCGTGGCGGCAGGTCCGCTGTCGGAGGAGCCGCAGCTCCAGAGGTCGGTCGCCGAACTGCTCGACGGCATGAAGCCCTGGCAGGGCGACCGGCGATACGTGAACAACCTCGCGCCGGACGAGGCGGCCGATGCCCCGGCGGTTTATGGACCGGAACGCTACAAGCGCTTGGCGTCCATCAAGAAGACCTACGATCCGGCAAACATGTTCCGGCTAAACCACAACGTGCTGCCGGCCGTCTGAATTGACACTGGCCGACCGGGCCGGCCGGGCCGGCCGGGGGGTATCAACGTGGTTATGTCCGACGCTACCGTTCCCGTAGAGTCGCTGACCGATCCGTTGCAATCGGGCCGATTACCCGACCGTCTCAGGCATTCCCCGTCGCCGAATTGTGGATTTAGCGGGAGCAGAGTTGACTACCATCAACCAGGTGGCTGACTAAATCCGCTAAAAGGTAGCGCGGTGATCGGTCCCCTCGCAACCTCGAGTGGCTCTATGGAAATTCGGCGCATATCTTACGAGGCACACCAAAGACGGCGGGAGTGCGCCGACCGGGCAAAGGTCGACCACATTGCCTTGAAGCTCGGAGGTCATCGCATGTTCGATATAGGTGGTGATTTCGGCATCCTGGCCGTGTAGTGATCGGGTACCTCGATTAGGCTGGGCGATCTTTTTGCCAGTGGGACTAATCGATGAAGACCCCGAAGCGTGCGACACAAGGCGCAGTGTCTACGGCCATTAATTTTCAACTGGCTTGACGTGGCGCTCAGCCGCATGGCTGCGCTTGTGGTTGCTAGACTAGGCGCTTCCGCGAATCATGGTAACTTGCCTGGTGGGGGCTGTATTGAAGGGGGCGAACATGCGATACGCGGCACTTTCAGCTGTGGAAATCCTGCTATTGGGCATTCTCTCGAGTGCTGTTGCACATGCCGGCGATCGCGCGGCCAAACCAGTTGATCCTACAAATACCATGGCTGCGCCGGATACGTGGTTGCTTGGCGACTGGGGCGGAGAACGGACCCATCTGCGGGGCCTGGGTATCGATTTTCAGTTCGGATATACGAGCGAAATCGCGAACAATCCGGCCGGCGGTATCGAGGGCAAGACGAGATACGCCGACCAGTATGCAGCAGGAGTGACGTTTGACCTCGATCGTCTGCTCGGTCTTCCGGCAGCGCAATTCCAGGTCACCCTGACGCAACGCCTTGGTCGCAATCTCAGCGACGACGCGGACCTTGGCACGCTTCAACAGGTACAGGAAGTGTACGGTCGAGGGCAGACCATCCGATTGACAGAATTCTGGTTCGACCAGAAATATGACGACGGATTGATCGACTGGAAGATCGGCCGCATGACCGTCGGCGGAGACTTCGCGTCATTTGCGTGTGACTTCCAGAACCTGACATTCTGTGGTTCGAACCCCGGCAATCTCGTCGGCAATTACATCTATAACTGGCCCATCAGCCAGTGGGGGACCCGTGTCAAGGTGGCGCTGGCTGGGTTCGGTTATGTCCAAGCCGGCGTCTTTGACGAAAACACCAAATACCTGGGCACCCAAGACCAGGTGCTTCCGGCATTCTTTTCCGGCTCCACGGGCGCGCTGATACCGGTCGAACTTGCGTGGCTTCCCAAGCTCGGCGCCGACGCGCTACCCGGCAGCTACAAGATCGGTGCGTGGTATGACACATCGACCACGGATGACGTCGTGTCCGACGTCAATGGCAATCCTTTCGCGCTGACAGGCCTGCCCGCGCGTCAGGATCGCGGGCGATACGGCGCCTACATCAATTTCCAGCAGCAGGTGACGAGCAACCTGAGCCTATTCCTTAACGCCGTCGTGGCGGATGATCGCACCGCTACCACCGACCGTCAGATCGCGGCCGGATTGACCTATACAGGCCTGTTCAGCTCGCGCCCCAAAGACGATATCGGCTTTGCGGTGGGCACCACGCACGTCAACAATCGCGTTGCCGACGTCCAAGCCATGCAAGATCGTCCTGTGCCCGGGTCGGAGTACGCTTTTGAGCTCTATTACACCTATCGTCCCACAGGCGGACTGCTTTTCCGCCCGAACGTCCAGTACGTCGTCAATCCGGGCGGCATCAGCGAAAACAAGAACGTTGTCGTGCTGGGCCTGAAGACCACGGCCACTTTCTGACTGACGTCACTTGCAAGTCTGGCTGGCTTTCTATGAGCCAGCTTAGAGCGCTTCTACATTTTTCCGAATCGGGTCGGATTCCCAAATCAGTTATGATCTGACGCGCTGATGCTGGCTGGGCGGAGGCCAGAATCAGATACTAGCACCTTTATCGAATGATATTCGTGAGCGTGTTGTAGCGGCCGTGTTGAACGGCGAAAGCAGTGACGGGCAGTCTCGAGACCCAATTCGATGAACAGGCGCGCAGGCCTCCAGCCGCGGCCCAGGAAAGACGAAAGCCTGGTAGCCGCAATAGCGCAGCCAGCATTGCGCCGGCCAGCGCGACCATCCAGAAGGCGGCATCCATAGAGGTGGTCATGCCGCCGCCGAGCAATGTGCCGGTGATATCGAC
This portion of the Pirellulales bacterium genome encodes:
- a CDS encoding FAD-binding oxidoreductase: MTFSDWSLPPVLPEDAARLVATVAGSVLLPGDARYDDERAVWNLNHELVPAVIVVPERAADIQAAVRFAAEQRRPILVKTTGHQVIGKAHGAVVIATRRMNKVAIDVVGRTARVGAGAIWSEVIEKATKFGLAPLNGSNPTVGVAGYTLGGGLSPTLGRSHGYAADHVRSLDVVTADGELRHVNAVSEPDLFWALRGGKGNFGVVTSLEFNLFPVPRLYGGGIYFPGERTADVLRIWTAWHPTTPETMVTSIAVMRMPSMLEVPEPLRGKFLVSVRIAYNGTAADGERMVEPLRAIAPAVLDTVADMPYTSVASIHNEPTDPVPYYERGIMLREFPAQAQDKLIELVGSGADKGLVIAELRALGGAWDREPAAPNAVATRGLPYSLLAVAAGPLSEEPQLQRSVAELLDGMKPWQGDRRYVNNLAPDEAADAPAVYGPERYKRLASIKKTYDPANMFRLNHNVLPAV
- a CDS encoding carbohydrate porin — encoded protein: MVTCLVGAVLKGANMRYAALSAVEILLLGILSSAVAHAGDRAAKPVDPTNTMAAPDTWLLGDWGGERTHLRGLGIDFQFGYTSEIANNPAGGIEGKTRYADQYAAGVTFDLDRLLGLPAAQFQVTLTQRLGRNLSDDADLGTLQQVQEVYGRGQTIRLTEFWFDQKYDDGLIDWKIGRMTVGGDFASFACDFQNLTFCGSNPGNLVGNYIYNWPISQWGTRVKVALAGFGYVQAGVFDENTKYLGTQDQVLPAFFSGSTGALIPVELAWLPKLGADALPGSYKIGAWYDTSTTDDVVSDVNGNPFALTGLPARQDRGRYGAYINFQQQVTSNLSLFLNAVVADDRTATTDRQIAAGLTYTGLFSSRPKDDIGFAVGTTHVNNRVADVQAMQDRPVPGSEYAFELYYTYRPTGGLLFRPNVQYVVNPGGISENKNVVVLGLKTTATF